The genomic window ACCTTTCCCCCAATGGCTCTGAATGTGCCCCACCAGGCCCGGGAAGAGGCCCCGCGGGGTTTCCTAGGCGCTGCTTCCCGGGAGTGGAGCTGCGGCCGCTCAGAACTGGCCTTACTAGCCGTTAGTCATTACCTCTCTCTGAGCACCGGCAGCTGCCCCTGCACCAGCTGCGGGGTGCTGAGGTTCTCTCGGGCTTGGGAGCCCTGGGTGTGCCCACAAGGGcagcctccctcctgcctgctggCACACACGTTCTTTGTTGCCAGGGTGTGGGTCACCTGGTCCTGGTGTTTTTAAGCTCTGTCCTGATCTGGCATGGACCCGGGGTGTcccactgcccccgccccggCATCCAGGGACAAGGTTCAGGGCCCTTGTCCGAGAGACCTGGTCAGTTCCTGCAACTTTGAGGACAGACTCCAGAGGAAGAGACCCCCGGGAGGAGCGTACCCCTGAATCCACCCTGGAGCAGTGGAGAAGGGGAGCAGCCCTCCTCGCTGCTGTGCCCCGGTGCTTGCGCTTGGGGGCGctagagtgggggctggaggctCTGAGGACCGGAATCCTCCTGCCTGCTTACtccccctgaggacagccagtaGCAGACTCTTGGGTGGCCTTGCTTTGGGCCCAGCCGCAGTCAGAGGTGCCTCCCCGTGCTGGGCGTGACTGGCTGCCTGGCTTCCTCTGAGCAGGGGTCGCCGTGCTGAAGCTGAAGAACCCCCCAGTGAACAGCCTCAGCCTTGAGCTGCTGACGGAGCTGGTCATCAGTGTGGAGAAGCTGGAGAATGACAAGACCTTCCGGGGCCTGGTCCTCACCTCGGTGGGTGCTCCCGGCTGGGTGCTCTCATGGATGGGGCCCCTGCTACCCCAGGGCCCTGGACCCGCAAAGTAGGACTTTCTGAGCTCGGGTTCAGCctctgggtggggaggtggctggGGGCCTGAGTGCAGGCTTCTCACTGGAGACCCCAGcttcagtgcccagcaccacatggctccccgGGCTCTGTCAGCCGTGGCCGGAAGGCAGCAGCAGGCTGAGGGCAGTACAGGCCCGCGGCCGGAGGCGGCACTCGGGGCACTGGTTCTCCTGGCCCACGCAGGTTCGGTCCCCAGGAGGTCTGGCCAGTCCCTGGGCACCCCAGGTCTGGGCCGGGGGCAGCGTCCAGCCAGCCTAAGTGTGAGCTAAGGGCCACACTCCCCCAGGATTGCCCCGGGATCTTCTCTGCCGGCCTGGACCTGACGGAGATGTGCGGGCGGACCCCCGCGCACTATGCGGAGTACTGGAAGGCCGTGCAGGAGCTGTGGCTGCGGCTCTACCTGTCCAACCTGGTGCTCGTGGCCGCTGTCAACGTGAGTGCTTCCGGGGCCTGGACACCGTAACCAGCCGTGTTCTAAGGCGGGTGGGACCCGGGGCCTGCTCGGGCCACATTTTGTGAGTGTCCCCTGGGCTGACCTGAGCAAGTTGGGGTGAGTGCGGCCGGGGAGGGGTGGGTTGGGGCCCGTGGCCTCTGGAGGGGTCATTCTGACCATGTGAGTCCCCCTGCCTAGCCCCCAAACCGTGTTGTGGTACCCCCAGAGCCAGCGTCTCCCTTCCCCTGCAGGGAGCCAGCCCGGCTGGAGGCTGCCTGATGGCCCTCAGCTGTGACTACCGGGTCCTGGCTGACAACCCCAAATGCGTCATTGGGCTGAATGAGACCCTGCTGGGCATCGTTGCCCCGTTCTGGTGAGGCTGGGAGCTACGCCCATGCCCTGCTTGGGCTCGGAACTGCCCGCTTGGACCCTCAGCAGTTGGGTGTTGCTGCAGGTTCAAGGACACCTTGGTGAACACCATTGGGCACCGGGCAGCTGAGAGCGCCCTGCAGCTCGGGACGCTCTTCCCGCCAGCAGAGGCCTTGAAGGTGGGCATCGTGGACCAGGTGGTGCCAATGGACCAGGTGCAGAGCACAGCGCTTGCAGTCACGAGCCAGTGGCTGGCCATTCCAGGTGAGGCCGTCCTGCCCATCCCAGCTCTGGGGCTCTGGCTAGCTTCACCTTCAGCCCTGCCTTAGCCGGCTCGCTCCGTGGCTGTTTCCGTGGCCGCCTCCACAGTGTCTCCTCCCTCACAGCCCTGCTCAGCACGTCTGCTTGCCACAGACTGTGGCATTATTTCACATAAATTCCGTTGCTCCCACTGTCACAAAATGCTACTCTTCTGGTTGTGgctttttattgatttaaagggTAACTGCTGAGttggaggtaaagcacttgccttgcacgcagcaaacctggatttgatcctgggcactgtaggcgggacccctgagcagagccagtagtaagcccttgACCACTATTGAGTGTGtcccaacactttttttttttttaattaaaatgttaggGACTGGGGCTAGTATAGCATGTacagcgcttgcctggcatgcagccatcctggctttgatcactggcaccacatctgATTCCCCCATCCCAGGTGttactcaaaaccaaaaaatacaatattgggggctggagagacagtatagtaggtaagtccttgcatgtggctgagcaggtttgatccctggcacctcgtatgtcccctcagccccaccaggagtgatccttgagcacagagccaggaataaaccctgaacacctttgggtgtggcacaaaaacaaactagAAATCCTTTTTAGCTTATCAGCTATGGGTCAGGTGTATGACAGCGGAGAAAGAGCGTGTGGCGTGGGAAGTGTGCGTGGGTGGGTGGAGCGACGGCAGAGTAGACGCACGGGGCTGCCTCCTGCCCGCTTGCTTCTGTGGGTTTCGCCCTCCCAGGAATCCCTGTCCTGCCTGCCTGGGCTTTAGgagaacgggggtgggggtgtctgctCTTATTTTCCTCTCTGTGCTGCATATCCCGTGTTCCCCGGGACGGAGCCACCAGGGCTGTGCCGCAGGCTCACACCGGACCCCTTTTCCCCAGAGCACGCCCGGCAGCTGACCAAGAACATGATGCGCAAGCCCACAGCTGACCGGCTGGTGAAGCAGCGCGAGGCTGATGTGCAGAACTTTGTGAATTTCGTGTCCAGGGACTCCATCCAGAAATCCCTACAGAAGTACCTAGAGAAGCTCAAGCAGAAACGTGGCTGAGGCTGGGCCGTGGGGCGctgctccaccaccaccaccaccacagtgccTTGCACCTGCGGACCCTGGGCCGGCGCTGGGCCTCCCATAGGACAGTCCTGAATAAAGTCCTTGGGACTCTGCCTTCCCACTGCGGGGTTGCCTGATTGCTGGACACCAGCCGCCACTCAAGCCCCTCAGCCGCCTCTGGTGCCACTTGTCCCTGAGCTGGAGGCACATGGTGCAGGGCAAGGGAGTGGGGGACCTTCAGAGGTGCCCCAGGGTCCTTGCACACTTTCTCCACACGTCTGCTTGTGACCCCTGGGAACCCAGTGCCTGTGGCCGGACGGGGGCTGGTGCAGACCCTGACACTGCTGTGGAGGGTCCCTGTTGTGGGCTGGCTGCCAGCAGCACCTGCCATTGGCCCAGGAGCCTGGTCtgcaggaggccacacccagtggtccgaGAAACGCTGGCTGCGGCCTCTCGGGCATGCGGCTAAGCAAGGACATGGAggcctggcaccacctggtccagGCTGAGCCTACTTGTTTATTGGGCAAAGCCGCCTCGCATCCCTCACAGCCCTGGATGTGGGCATCAGAATCCGGTCTGCGCATGGGGGACAAGGTCCCGGTGACCCCAAAGTGTTTGTGGCCGCTTGTCCAGGCCCAGCTGCCCCTGTTGCCTTAATGGGGATGGCCTGCCACCCTGAGTTGCTTGTGGGGCCTTCCTTATGGCCAGTGTGCAGGTCCCCAGGCTGTCAGTGGGACTTGAGAGTCACCTCCACAGGAAAGTGATCGCTGATGGCGAGAGCCTGCGGGGCGACAGGGCAGGCTCAGGGCCTGCTGGCAGTGCCCTCCCGTGGGGCGTGTGCCCATCGCTGCCTACTACTGGGGGGGCCACAGCCACCGATGCTCCTGCCAGCTGTCCTCTCCGCCAGGGCCACCCGGGGCTCTTCCCGAAAgatgggctgggaggggaggggatggcagGTAGAAGCCCCCGCAGCATCCCTCGTCATGGGGTGGCCGCAGACACTGGGCCCACGCTGCACTCACCCGGGCCTGGTCCAGGCCAAACGCCTCCCGGAAGTCATGGACCAGCGCAGACTGTGGCTTCAAGCTCTTGCGAAGGTGGGGCCCGCAGACCACGATGCGGTCGTAGGCGCAGTCCGAGTTGCCCACCGTGGTGTCAGCGCTATCCGGGATGAGCCACTTAAAGATCTCGCTGCTCCGCAGGCGGATGCCCGCCCAATCCTGCGCCCGCACGTAGCTGCAGTCGGCGTTGAAGTCGCCCAAGAAGAGCATGTCCTGCGGGCGGCAAAGGAGCccggttgggggcggggggcgggggcgccgggctgGGTGGGGCCGCGGGGCGCCGGGGCTTACGTCAGTGCCCCACTTGTCAATCACGTCCAGGTACACGTCGTACAGAGCGTCGATCTCCGCCACCGCCCGGTGCGGCGCCGCGTGCAGCGGGACCAGGACCAGCTCTCGGGCGgctgcgggaggggcggggcatgaggcgggaggcaggggcggggcggggcggggcgggggcggcgcgtcACCTGAGCCAGGGACCGCGAACTTGACCACGAAAGGCTCTCGGCTGAAGGCGTCCTCCGGGTCCGGATACTGGTACGTGTCCGTGACGGACACTGCGTCCTTCCTGCGGGGGAGGCGCTGGGTGTGGGCGCGCGGAGCTCGCCACCTCTGCCGCTCGCCCCGCGCGGCCCGCCCCTCACCTGTACACGAACAGGTACATCTCCTTGTAGTGGTCCCGACCCAGGGGCTCACTGTTGACAAAGCTGTACTCGTGTGTGGACACGCTGCAGAGACACGGGGCAGGCCCGGCCGTCAAGGCCCCGCGCCACGCCCTGGGCTCCCGCGGGGGGTCCCgacgccgcgccccgcccgccacACCTGTTGATCAGCTTCATGAGCTGGGACACTGCGCTCAGGTCCGGGTCCCGCACCTCCTGCACCAGCGCGATGTCGTAGCCAGCCAGgatctggggagggggcagcaggtggAGGGGTCACGCACGCGCatccgccccctgccccagccccgccgcGATCCCGCCCTCAGTCCCCAGTTACCTGTGCAATGATGTCGCCGCACGCGGGGTCAGACACTTTGCTGTCGCCGAAGCTTTGGATGTTGAAGGCTCCGATGCGCAGCGCGCTGGCCCCAGCGGCCCCCAGTGCCCAGAGAGCTGCCAGTAGGGCGTGGGGCCCACCCATAGCGAAGGGAGCGGGCTGGGAGGGGCAGACACAGGTGAGTTCACCCACCGCCCCTCATCTCTGATGCTCATCTGCCCCCTAAGGCATATCCGCCCCCAGTGTTCTCATCTCCTGCTGGGGAAACCGGGACCCAAAGAGAGGGACCCAAGGCACCCGGCCCCCAGCCtagccagcccctgcccctcacctggGATGTGGGTGGGGCCGAGGCTGAGTTCTGGTCGCAGCAGGGGGCTGAAGGCCAGGCTGAGTTTCCAGACGGCACCGGCTGCCCCACTGGCAGCAGCCTGGCACTGCCACCAGCTATTTGAGGCCCTGTTCAGGGAGGGGCCAGGCGGCACAGGTCCCGCCCCTCAACCAAGTTGGGCAGGGCACTCCTGGCTCCCCCACTCCCAGgagtctggggctgggggtgccaggcTTCAAGGGTCCCCCTGGGCCTGCTCTCATCCCCAAGCACGTCAGAAACCCCTGCTTGGCCCCCAAGAACGGAGTCAGGTCTGGGGAGAGGGTCAACCCGCCATGGTCCAGGCCTgccccaaccccgcccccacAAACGAGGTCACTGGGCTCTCCCTCCCGGAGCCGCCCCGCGGGAATGAAGCAGCCCCAGCCGGAAAGACAAGCCATGGCCCCGGCCAGTCTCCAGCTGCTGGGGAAGAGTCAGCCCGAGGGCAGCCTGAGCTTCCCCCTGCCGCTCACGGGCAGACtaggggctgggggcacagcaGGAGGCTGCCAGGCCGCTGCCACAAGCCCTGGCTGGAGGTCGAGGCGGGGCCGGAGCTGCCCCGTATGGTGGTGCCAGTCCGAGGCTGCCCCTGCCGACATCACACGCTGCGGGTTTTCATGTTTTATTGTGAAGCAGCCAACCCGTTTCTGTGGTCGCGTTGGCGATGccggggaggggcccagggcctgcCCGTTTGTGTCCTCACCCTCCCAGTGTCCCACCAAGGCCCCGAATCTCCGGCCATGTCCTCTGGGCCAGGTCTGGTGGGCATAGGCCAGGCACCTGGGGTCCTGCCCCGCTCCCACCAGTCCCGCCACCACCTCTTCGTGACTTCTAGACAATGACTGTCTGCACCTCTAGCTGGCCCTCAGGGGAGGCGATGACCAGCTCGCCCGCATGTTCCAGGATCTCAATGTCCTCCGAGGACACCATGGTCACGGTGGCCTGCTCGGCACCGTTCGTGCCGGCTCGGGCTGTGAGCACGGTACCCTCGCTGATGGCCGAGGCCAGGGTCATGGCCACCTGTTCCGTCAGGCTCTCGGGAGTGGCAATGGTGATGGTGTCTGCGGCGCCCGCCTCCGGGCCCAGCCCGGCTTCCTGGTCCATGGTCACGTTCTGAACGATGATCTGATGGCCGGCGCCCGCCTGGTGCACGAGCTGCCTTACCACCTTCATGATGTGGCTGTCCACCTCCGGCGCAGCGCCTTCGATGAGCTCTGCCGCCTCGCTGGTCTCCGCGTCGTCGGAGGCAGCCTGTGGACACTGCGGTCAGCCTGGCggcccctgccaccacccccagctcccccccgcccccagcgcccgGCCTGCGCCCACCTCAATAATGTACTCCTGCGTGTCGGCCACCACAGAGGAGAACTCCACCAGCACGGTGTGCGGGTCCTCGGATAGCACGGCGGCAGCGGGGCCCTCGTCGGCCACCAGCAGCTCCTCCACCTCCAGCAGGCAGCCCCCTGCGGCGCGTGCCCGTGAGCGCGTgcccgcccagcccctcccctcccctccccgccgcgggcgggcgcggacCTTTGGTGCGCAGGTGCCGGTTGAGCGTGCCGTGCTCGGCGAAGCCGCGGCCGCACTTGTAGCACTtgaagggcttctcgcccgtgtggtgGCGCACGTGGCGCACCAGCGAGCCCTTCTCCCGGAAGCCGCGGCTGCAGAACGGGCACACGTGCGGCTTCTCCTCCAGGTGCGTGCGGAAGTGCACCTGCTGCGCGTTCTGGGGGGGACACGAGGCTCAGCTGCCCCCTTGGAGGCTGAGGGGGGCACGGGGgcgccgggggcgcgggccggcggggggcCCACCTTGGTCTTGTAGCGCTTGCCGCACTCGGGGCAGGGGTAGGGCCGCTCGTCCGAGTGCACGCGCCGGTGGCCGCGGACGTGCGCGATGGTCTTGTAGAGcttcccacagtccccacagcggAAGCGGCGCTCGCGCACGTGCACCTCCTGGTGCTTCTTGAGCAGGTAGGCCTTGGGGAAGGCCTTGCCGCACTGCGCGCAGGGGAACTGCCTCACCCCTGCGGCGCCCAGGCATGAGGGCCAGGCcaccgcggcccccgccccctcgcccacCCACCGGGAGGGCCCCCTCTCTGCCCACCTGCGTGGCCCCTTTTGTGGGCTTCCAGGGTGGCTGCCGATGGGAAGGTCTCGCTGCACTGTGGGCACGGGTGGGTCCTGGGCACCGTTGAGACTTCGCTGGCCACCTGCTGGAGGGCCAGTAACACGTTTGGCACCACCACAGGCGGGCAGGCGGCACAAGGGGGTGGAAGCCGCCACAGCAGACCACCATCCCTGCTGCGGGCTCAGCAAGGAGCTTGAGGGTCAGGCCCCAGTGTGACCCCAGCCTGGGCCCAGGACCCCAGGAACACGTCTACCTACCGTATCCACCTGCTCCACGTCCAGCAGCGGCAGTTCTGGGGTGCCCAGCGGCTGCGGGTGGGGtcctgctggggggaggggctccgaGGCGCTCCGCTCAAGGACGATGCCAGAGTTCTGCATGGCCTGTCTCAGCAGGTTCTCACGGCCACCCTCGCCGGCACAGCCGAGCTCCTCTGCGCCTGGGGGCTGCACGGGAGGCCAGCTGCCCAGGCTGCCCAGGCCTCGGGGGCCACCACACACCCAGTGTCCTTGCTCAGGAATCCCGCCCAGCCTTGCAGACCAGGCGCCAGAGCGGAAGCCTGCCTGTCCCCACCTCCGGACCGAGGCCTTTCATGCCCAGGGGCAGCTCCTGCATCTGGACGTGGACTTCGTGGATGACCGTGCCCTTGGCATCTGTCACCAGGTGAATCACAGGTGATGTGTCCATGGACTCGCCAGTCACAGACGATGCTGGGACAGTCCCCACGGGGGAGGTGCTGGGCCCTTAAAGGCAGAGACAATTGTGAAGGACCCCACAAGATCAGTGGCAGGGTGGCCCGGGCGGGTCGGGGACGGACCTGCAGGAGCCTCCTCTTTCCCGCTGACCCCATCCTTGGTCATGCCAAAGCGGATCTTCTCTGTGCAGGGCGTGAGGGACTTGAGGTGCCGCGTCAGCGCGCCAGACTCCCGGAAGCTCTTCCCACACTTGGCGCACTTATAGGGGCGCTCATCTGCGGGGGGGCTGGAGTCAGTGCCGGTGGCCGCAGGgccacggggtgggggcggggcagacgCTCACCCGTGTGCCGCCGGTGATGGCGGATGAGGGAGCCCTTGGTGCGGAAGCAGGCCCCGCACAGCTTGCACTCGTGGTCCTTGCGGCTGCTGTGGGTGGTCATGTGCGCCTTGAGGATGCTGCCCTGTGTGGAGGGGCGAGCTCAGGGGCCGGCGGGGAGGCagcagccccggccccgcccggtcCCCGCCTCACCGTCTTGAAGGTCTTGTGGCAGAGTACGCACACGTAGCGGCCATCCTCATTCACCAGCAACCGCACGGGCGCGGGCTCGCAGCCCCgagccagccctgggccctgctggctGGAGCTGCCTGCGGCCTCTGCCAGCTCTCCGTCCCCCGGCTCTGCCTCGGCCCCCACGATGACCTCTCGGATGTGCCCGCCACCTGCAGAGACGAGGCGCCTGACGCTGGCCCGGCCTCTCACCGTGCAGCTCCTGACCCTGCGCGTGGCACTGCTCCACGCTCAGGCTCCTGGCCCAGCTGTGGGGAGCCGCAGGTCCTGGGGGCAGAGGGCCCAGGGACCATCTGGCCCTTCTCCCCACTCCGCACCGGCTCtgactaccactctggcccacgTGCTGGAGACAGGCCCTCccgagtgggggagggagaggcacgGATGTGACAGTGTGAGTATGTGACAATGTGACAATGTGCAAAGGAAGCTGCGAACACAGTGACAGATAGGACGTGCCTCcagagcccagcggggagggcgcccacCGTGCACAGTGGAGCGGAGCACAGGGCCCCTGGACCTGCCAGTAGTGGATCAACCCTGAGGACTGCCGGGTGCGGCCAAAACCAAAGCCCTGCCCTccagcacagggcacagggccccTGCGTGGCTAGTGCCATCCCCGAGTGACAGGCGTGGCACTCGGGACCGAGCAGGCACCTCTCGCCCTCCTGCTGGCTGTCCGGGGCCTCATCAGGCAGGGCACAGCAGGGCAGGCCGCCATCCCACCCAGCACCTGGGACTTCTACAGAGAGGGGCTCCCTGGGGTGTAGGAGAagcccccccccaagcacccaggCTGCCAAGCAGCGGGGAGGGGCATGGGGGCTTGCAGTGTCAAGCCCAGGACACTTGATTCACGTGTGATGCCCCCTCCGGCCCTGCTGCAAGCCAGCACACAGCCCACCCTGCACTTCACTTCCTCCCGGCAGGGCCAGGGACTGCCACGTCCTCAGGAATGTCAGGGGCAAGGACAGCTGTCCCTCCGCCTCCACCCGTCTTCCTGTCCCAGCTGGACCCAAGGGTGTTCCAGGTCAAGTTCTACCTGTTGCCCAGAACCTGCTTCCTGTCCAGCCGCCCACTTATGCACCTGCAGAAGGCgagccccagggcccccggcAGCGACCACCGCCTTCCTCCTGCCCGCACCACCCCGGTGCCCTCCGCATGCCCCACAGCCAGTGGGACACCCCTCCCACACCCCGTGAATCAGTGAGGCCGACGcggcccctgcccgctgcccacgGACGCCACGTTGACTTAAAGAGCCGCTGCAGAGGCTTCCCGGGCGCTGCCCGCTCATAAAGCTGAGAAGCAGGACAGGTGAGGGCCCGGGGCCTCCGACTCCACCCACCTGACCTCTGAGCCGATGAGGCCCGGGCAGGAAGCGCGAGCTGCGCAGAGGGCTACACGCTCCCCTCTGCAGCCCGGTCTAGCCTGTCCCCCTGCCCTCAGCCTGCAGGGACGGGGCCCATGCCTGCTCACCCACGATGTCAGGCGCCTCCACCACAATGTGGGCCACGGTGATGGGTGCGTCTGGCCCTGCCGCCGCTGGCACCTACCGAGAAGAAAGGAACTCATCTGCGGGGCTGCAGGGTGTGGTGGcagagcactggggtggggggtcgtgTCTCCCCAATGGGATGGACGTTCAGCCCAGGTCCAGGGGACCCCCAACTCTAAGCCCTCCCAGGAAGCCTGAGGAGGCAGTGCCCTACAGGCTCAGTGGGCAACGAGCACGGAGGGCACAGGGCCCTGCATCTTGTCCCCTCCCCTACAGAGATGATGGCGTGTTCACAGGCAGATGTAAAGCACGGTGAGCTTAAGGGACCAGAGTCAGTAAGCCCCCAAGTTCCAAGGCCAGCTAGGCCTGCCCCCGCTTGCCCCCCGAGGATGGAGGTACCCGGCTCCAGGAGCTGCTtccatgcatgtctgtgtgcacacatgtgtgaccgtgcacatatgtgtgtgcggGAGCACTCCCAGGGCCACGGGGGGAGCTCACCTCCTGGCTGGCCGGCAGGGCCTCCTGCGGGGACCGCTGACAGCCCTTCTGAAGCTTGTGCTGTACAAACTCTTCCAGCGCCGTGAACTCGGCCTGGCAGCGGCCGCAGCGGTGCACATCGTCCTCATCTGCAACAGGCCTGTGATCAGCCCCCCGCTTGGGAACGGGGACAGCCCCATCCTCGGCAGTCTGAATAGGGGGTACCCAGGGAAACGGGGTGGGGTGACCATACAGCACGAAGCCGGCAGATCAAAGTTCCTGATACCAAACTGAGGGGTGAGAAGTCCAGGGAGGGGCAGCAGAGGGACACTCCTGGCCTAGTCAGTCTGGGGACGGCGGAGGGTTGGGACTCAGGGGCCTGTGTGTCGCACCTCACTCTGAGTCTGTCTTCCCACCTGAAGGTGGGTGCAGAGCACAGAGGGGACACAGAGGGCAGTGGTGGGGCCCGGAGCCAACCACGGGGTGGGCATCAGCGGCAGCCCCAGGACACTGCCGACCCTGGCAGGATGCAGATGACAGTCCCCATTCTAGAAAAACTCAAGATTCAAGGCCACCCGGTGGTGTCTGGCTGGCATGGACCTGAGGGGCCAGTGTGGGGCCCATGGCTCACAAACCGGGAGGCAGATGACATGCCCCCCCATACGGGTACCACTTCAGAGACAGGCCAGGGGTCTACGCCTGCCCAGAACTGCCCACAGAGTTGCCCTGCTAGGTGGTGCTCTCTGGATGGCTCAGACCACATAATGGTCACCAGCCTCCAGTCCATCCCATGCACCAAGGCTTGTCCCAGAAGGGCGCCCAGGTCCTGAGGAGGGCACACCCATGCCACCAACCCAGCCTTCAGAGCCTCACCCCGGACAGAGCATGAAAGCCCAGGGGCCAAAAACCACCACCCCAACACTCCTAGCGAGGCCCTGGGAGACAAACTCTGAGGGCGGAGACCAGCGCCCGGAGACCCCTCCACAGCCCAGGCCTGCCCCGAggcccctccacacccaccagAGACCCAATGCACATCCCTGTCCGCAGGACACAGTGGGGTGGCACCATCTCTGACCCGCAACCCTGCGGTTCACAACATAGGGAAGGACAGGAGCATGCGGGTGCTGGGGCGGTAGCTTGGTCCTGGAGGCTCCGAGAGAGGGTGCACGGTGCCAGGCCCTGGGTCCAACAGGTGGAGAGCATGGGTCGCTGCCACCCCAACCCACAATCCCCACCCGGGCCCAACgcctggccccaaagccaaaaatctGCCACcatccaggccccgcccccgagacCCTCcacaccaggccccgcccccgagaTACTCCACACCAGACCCCGCGCCCGAGATACTGCACACCAGACCCCGCCCCCGAGATCTTCCACACCAGGCCCCGCCTCCGAGATCTTCcacaccaggccccgcccccaaaaTGTTCCACACCAGGCCCCGCCTCAAAATCCTCCACAGCACAGTCCCGCCCCCAAGAGGCCTCCACACCAAGACCCGCCCCAGACCCTCACGACGGGCCTCGCCCAGAGACCCCCCACAGCAGGCCCCGACCCCGAGACGCCTCTACAGTACAGGCCCCGGCCCCAAGGGACATCCTCACGAGGCCCCGCCCGAGACACCCaagccgggccccgcccccgaggcCCTCCCGCCCCCAAGGGGGGGGCTTCCAAATCAGGCCCCGCCCCAAAACTCTGCACACCAGGCCCTGCCCCCAGACCCTCCATAGCACAGGCCCCGCCCCAAAGGCGCCTCcacaccaggccccgccccgagACCACCCACGCCGGGCCCGCCCCCGAGACCCCTACACCCGGCCCCGCCCCGAGACCctcgccccgggccccgccccggcccgcaggCGGCAGGCCGCGCTGTCAGGCGGGTGGAGGGGCCCCGCGCCGGGCACTGCCCACGCTGACAGGCCGGCCGGGCACCGCGAGAGCGTGGCGGGCGAGGGGCCCGCGGAGGCCGCCCGAAGCCAGAGCCCCGCCCGGCCGCCGACCCCGTTACCTTCCTCGCCGAAGGGGGCCGGGAGGCCCAGGAAGCCGCCGGGCGCCAAGGCGGCCGCCGCCGCGACCCCGCCCTCGCCCGCgtcccgcccggccccggcccgagcctctGCCGTATGCGCGGCCGGCACCCGCACTGCCATCGCGCCCTCCATGTCGCAACGCGCCGCAGGAAGATGGCGGATTTACGACCGTGTCGTCATAACAACGGGCCGCGCCGGCCGCCGGAGAACGCgagcccggcggggcggggcggggcggggcggcggcgcgagCGGCACACTCGGCGGGCGCCCTAGCGAGGGGCCCTGCGGCTGCACCGGCTGCGCGTAGCTTCTCTAAcccctttgttttggggccacacccggctgtgctccgggcttacccCTGCCTGTGCCCACTCCAGGG from Sorex araneus isolate mSorAra2 chromosome 4, mSorAra2.pri, whole genome shotgun sequence includes these protein-coding regions:
- the ECI1 gene encoding enoyl-CoA delta isomerase 1, mitochondrial — encoded protein: MALLAGLGVRARALLRSGAQLRGAAVAVSERRFGSQRVLVEPDPGAGVAVLKLKNPPVNSLSLELLTELVISVEKLENDKTFRGLVLTSDCPGIFSAGLDLTEMCGRTPAHYAEYWKAVQELWLRLYLSNLVLVAAVNGASPAGGCLMALSCDYRVLADNPKCVIGLNETLLGIVAPFWFKDTLVNTIGHRAAESALQLGTLFPPAEALKVGIVDQVVPMDQVQSTALAVTSQWLAIPEHARQLTKNMMRKPTADRLVKQREADVQNFVNFVSRDSIQKSLQKYLEKLKQKRG
- the DNASE1L2 gene encoding deoxyribonuclease-1-like 2 isoform X2 — protein: MGGPHALLAALWALGAAGASALRIGAFNIQSFGDSKVSDPACGDIIAQILAGYDIALVQEVRDPDLSAVSQLMKLINSVSTHEYSFVNSEPLGRDHYKEMYLFVYRKDAVSVTDTYQYPDPEDAFSREPFVVKFAVPGSAARELVLVPLHAAPHRAVAEIDALYDVYLDVIDKWGTDDMLFLGDFNADCSYVRAQDWAGIRLRSSEIFKWLIPDSADTTVGNSDCAYDRIVVCGPHLRKSLKPQSALVHDFREAFGLDQARALAISDHFPVEVTLKSH
- the DNASE1L2 gene encoding deoxyribonuclease-1-like 2 isoform X1; this encodes MGGPHALLAALWALGAAGASALRIGAFNIQSFGDSKVSDPACGDIIAQILAGYDIALVQEVRDPDLSAVSQLMKLINSVSTHEYSFVNSEPLGRDHYKEMYLFVYRKDAVSVTDTYQYPDPEDAFSREPFVVKFAVPGSGDAPPPPRPAPPLPPASCPAPPAAARELVLVPLHAAPHRAVAEIDALYDVYLDVIDKWGTDDMLFLGDFNADCSYVRAQDWAGIRLRSSEIFKWLIPDSADTTVGNSDCAYDRIVVCGPHLRKSLKPQSALVHDFREAFGLDQARALAISDHFPVEVTLKSH